The Arenibacter algicola region ATAATAATGGTCTTTTTAGGGGTGGCAGCCTGCAAGACCAATCCTTTTACTGGGCAAAAGGTTTTGAACTTTTACCCTAACAGTCAAATTTTTCCAACGGCTTTTGCCCAATATGACCAATTTCTTGGAGAGAACAAGGTAATAACCGGAACGGATGATGCAAAAATGATAACCAAAACAGGTCAGCGTATTGCCGCGGCAGCTGAACGTTGGTTAACTGCCAATGGCTATCCTGGTTACCTAAAGGATTACAAATGGGAATATAATTTGGTGAATGATGAGACAGTGAACGCTTGGTGTATGCCTGGAGGTAAAATTGTTTTCTATACCGGGATACTTCCGATATGTAAGGGAGAGACCGGAGTAGCAGTGGTAATGGGCCATGAGGTGGCCCACGCCTTGGCAGACCATGGAGCACAACGGATGAGTGCCGGCACTTTGCAGCAGTTGGGAGCCGTGGCCGGTAACGTGGCCATTCAGGATGAACAAAAAAGGAACATATTCAATCAGGCGTATGGAATCGGGTCCCAGGTTGGGGTAATGCTTCCTTTTAGCAGAAGCCATGAGACAGAAGCGGATAGAATAGGTTTACAAATTATGGCCATTGCAGGCTATAATCCAGATGAAGCTGCGGAACTTTGGAAGAGAATGCAGGCCAATAGTGGAGGTAGTGCACCGCCCGAGTTTTTAAGTACCCACCCTTCCAATGAGACCCGTATCGCCAATCTTACGGAATGGGCGCCATTAGCTAGGCAGGAAGCGGCTAAATTTGGTGTTACCTCTTTTCAATAGTGATAGGCAAATTAAAAATAAAGAACTAATTTCAATTGGGAAGCTGCTCTTATAGGAGCAGCTTTTTTTATATATGACTCGAATCCTTCCTATAAAGGGCAGTAAAAAATTATTGAACGCTTGGGCATTTTATGATTGGGCCAATTCTGTTTATAGCCTTGTAATTTCGTCTGCCATATTTCCAATATTTTATGGCGCCCTGTTTCGAGTGGCCGAAATAGAGAAAGTTACAGTTTTTGGTGGCGAAATTGCTAGGGCACCCCTAATTAGCTATGTTACCTCGGCAGCGTTTCTGTTTATAGCTTTAATTACACCAGTTTTATCTGGTATTTCGGACTATTTGGGGAACAAAAGGCTCTTTATGAAGTTATTTTGTTACTTGGGGGCCTTTTCCTGCATTGGGCTATTCTGGTTTTCCCTAGAGAATATTTACTTCAGTCTGGGTTGTTATTTTTTTGGATTGGTGGGATTTTGGGTAAGTTTTGCTTTTAACAACTCTTACCTGCCCGATATTGCTTTTCCAGGACAACAGGATAGAATTAGTGCAAAAGGCTTTTCGCTAGGCTATATAGGAAGTGTTATTTTGTTGCTATTTAATTTGGCAATGGTCATGAAGCCCAATCTCTTTGGGATAGAAACAGACGCTGGCGGAATCGCGGAAATTAAGGCTATGAGGTATTCTTTTCTAACGGTTGGCCTTTGGTGGATAGGGTTTTCCCAGTATAGTTTTTATTTTCTTCCCAAGGGGTTTAAAAGGGAAGGGGCTAGGAAAAATATAATTCTTAATGGTTTTAGGGAGCTGAAGAATGTATGGCATCAAATGGGAGGGCAAATAAAATTGAAGCGATATTTGGCCGCCTTTTTTGTCTATAGCATGGCCGTACAGACTGTGATGTTGATTGCCACCTATTTTGGGGAAGAGGAAATTAAATGGTCTTCAGATTCCGAAAGGACTACAGGATTGATTGTAAGTATCCTTCTTATTCAGCTTGTTGCCATAGCGGGAGCAACACTTACTGCCAAGGCATCCAAAACCTTCGGCAATATTGGGACACTTATTGTGGTGAATATCCTCTGGGTATTGATTTGCATTTATGCTTATTTTTTGATTACGCCTATCGATTTTTATATAGCGGCAGGCTGCGTCGGAATAGTTATGGGCGGGATTCAGGCACTCTCCAGGTCTACTTATTCCAAATTTATACCCGAAACCATAGATACGGCATCATTTTTTAGCTTTTATGATGTAGCGGAAAAGATAGGGATTGTTATAGGTACCTTCTTATATGGTTTTGCGGCCCAATACTTCGGAAGTATGCGATACGCCATTATTTTGCTTGGGTTGTTTTTTATGGCAGGCGCATTTCTTCTGACCAGGGTAAATAGTGCCAGGCAAACCTAAGTTATGAGTGAAATATCCCTTAATGTTGGCTGATATCCCCGGACCCCGAAACTTTAGTGTCAATTTTTTCAGGATTGCCCCTGTAATCTATGTCCCCCGAACCCGACACTTTTGCGATTATTTCTTTATTGGCCGTAACCTTAATATTTGCAGAACCTGAAACTGTGGCATCCACATTGTCGGCAATTAGGTCATAGGCATTAATATCTCCGGATCCGGAGATGGATACGGTAAAATCCGTTGCTTTTCCACTTAGGGCCATATCCCCGGAACCGGACATGCCTGCTTTTAGGGAATTTACATCAAGAGCGATTCTAATGTCACCGGAACCGGACATAGCGGTTTCAAAATAATTGGCCTTTAAGGTCTTATTGCCAACAATCTCCCCCGAGCCGGATAAGCTTAAGGCCGTAATACTTTCTACCGGAATGGTTATGGATACCCCTTTTTTCCAAGAGGACGGCTTAAGGTTAAATCCGTTTTTTACTTTTATCGTTAATTTATTGCCATTAACCTCCGTTACAATATGGTCCAATATATTTTGTTCCCCCACTAATGTGAGCGTGCCTTCATTACCTTCTACCAATTCAATATCAAAGAAACCTGAAATTGCGATTTCATCGTAGTCCTTTGTTGTTCTCACTAGGGTAACCTGATTGCCGTTACCACTTATTTTATCGGTTCTTTGGGCGCTAATGCTGCCAATGATCAATAGACTGATTAAGGTGGTTGTTAAAAGTTTCATCTTTTTGTGTTTAAGGTTATTTTTTATTAAATGAAATCCCGCCGTATTCACTGGTAATAGTCATTAGATTACCACTATTTTGACTTCCGTAATAGCCTTTCAAATATTTTTGATTGGATTTTTCATTGCTTATGTTTATCTCAAATTCATCCTTTCCGCTTACTCCGGCATATTTTGTATCAATTTCAAAATCGAAATTATAAGCAGGGGAGTAACCTATTTTTATACCGGTGTAATCCGTGTTTATCCGAAGGTTTTTGGCATCGGCTGCCATCTCGTCAATTCTCACCGATCCGTAGCTGGATTTTATATCCACGTTGCCGTGTATTGTTCCCAAGCTTACATTTATATAATCTCCATTGCCCTGAACATTTCTAGCCTCGCCGATTTCCAATTTACCATAATCGCAGACATAGGAAAGGTCTTTCATTGTGTGGACCGTGGCATTGGTGTAGTCGGCAACGATATCCAGATTCCCTGCCTTTTCAATGGTAAAGCCGGAATAATCGGCATTGATTTTACCGCTGTTGATATAGCCTATGGTGGATTTGGAAGTATAATCGAAGGATAATTGGTTGCTTCTGCCGTGCAGTTCCCCAATTTCCAATCGGCCATAGTCGCAATTAATTTTGGCATGGCCGTCTATTCTGTCCAAAATAATACTGCCATAGTCGTTACTGAGATTAACACTGTTCTTAATGGGGATTTTTACCGTATAGTTTACCTGCATATTTACATTGTTGTTATTGCCCCAACTCCATCCCCAACTATTTTTATCCTTGTTAAAGATGGTAGTGGCAGAAACCATGTTACTGTTGCCCTCAAAATCCACGGTAATTTCATCCAGCTTACGCTGTACCTTATCTTCGTTGTCTCCTGTGGTCTTAATATGGACTTCTATAGTTACCCTATCCTGGTTCCAAGAGGTGATATTTAAATTCCCATAGCTATTATCTATTTTCAATAAGGCTTCCAAATTTACCTTGTACTCTTTTTTAATGGTTTTTTCCTTGGTATACTTGCCTCGGGGCATATCATTGTTGGAAAAGGAGCTAATGGGTACAAGCCATAACAGGGCAAGTATATATCTAAGCGGTAATATTTTCATTTTCGTAGTTTTTAAAATTTTTAATTTCTTCAATTTGTTCCAACACTTCATTCAATAGATCTATTCTGGTCTGAAAATTGGTAATCATGGCGCTTAAAATTAATTTGCTATTGCCGCCATCCAGGA contains the following coding sequences:
- a CDS encoding MFS transporter codes for the protein MTRILPIKGSKKLLNAWAFYDWANSVYSLVISSAIFPIFYGALFRVAEIEKVTVFGGEIARAPLISYVTSAAFLFIALITPVLSGISDYLGNKRLFMKLFCYLGAFSCIGLFWFSLENIYFSLGCYFFGLVGFWVSFAFNNSYLPDIAFPGQQDRISAKGFSLGYIGSVILLLFNLAMVMKPNLFGIETDAGGIAEIKAMRYSFLTVGLWWIGFSQYSFYFLPKGFKREGARKNIILNGFRELKNVWHQMGGQIKLKRYLAAFFVYSMAVQTVMLIATYFGEEEIKWSSDSERTTGLIVSILLIQLVAIAGATLTAKASKTFGNIGTLIVVNILWVLICIYAYFLITPIDFYIAAGCVGIVMGGIQALSRSTYSKFIPETIDTASFFSFYDVAEKIGIVIGTFLYGFAAQYFGSMRYAIILLGLFFMAGAFLLTRVNSARQT
- a CDS encoding M48 family metallopeptidase; this translates as MKKIVLIIMVFLGVAACKTNPFTGQKVLNFYPNSQIFPTAFAQYDQFLGENKVITGTDDAKMITKTGQRIAAAAERWLTANGYPGYLKDYKWEYNLVNDETVNAWCMPGGKIVFYTGILPICKGETGVAVVMGHEVAHALADHGAQRMSAGTLQQLGAVAGNVAIQDEQKRNIFNQAYGIGSQVGVMLPFSRSHETEADRIGLQIMAIAGYNPDEAAELWKRMQANSGGSAPPEFLSTHPSNETRIANLTEWAPLARQEAAKFGVTSFQ
- a CDS encoding head GIN domain-containing protein, translated to MKLLTTTLISLLIIGSISAQRTDKISGNGNQVTLVRTTKDYDEIAISGFFDIELVEGNEGTLTLVGEQNILDHIVTEVNGNKLTIKVKNGFNLKPSSWKKGVSITIPVESITALSLSGSGEIVGNKTLKANYFETAMSGSGDIRIALDVNSLKAGMSGSGDMALSGKATDFTVSISGSGDINAYDLIADNVDATVSGSANIKVTANKEIIAKVSGSGDIDYRGNPEKIDTKVSGSGDISQH
- a CDS encoding DUF4097 family beta strand repeat-containing protein, encoding MKILPLRYILALLWLVPISSFSNNDMPRGKYTKEKTIKKEYKVNLEALLKIDNSYGNLNITSWNQDRVTIEVHIKTTGDNEDKVQRKLDEITVDFEGNSNMVSATTIFNKDKNSWGWSWGNNNNVNMQVNYTVKIPIKNSVNLSNDYGSIILDRIDGHAKINCDYGRLEIGELHGRSNQLSFDYTSKSTIGYINSGKINADYSGFTIEKAGNLDIVADYTNATVHTMKDLSYVCDYGKLEIGEARNVQGNGDYINVSLGTIHGNVDIKSSYGSVRIDEMAADAKNLRINTDYTGIKIGYSPAYNFDFEIDTKYAGVSGKDEFEINISNEKSNQKYLKGYYGSQNSGNLMTITSEYGGISFNKK